The genomic region ACCGCCCGTACTCGCGGATGTACGCCAATGGATTCCGTCCGGCCCGCAATTCGGGAAGAATGGTCGCACGCAGTGCATAGCGCCATTCCATGTACCGGCGCGCCATCGCTCCGGCGCGGTTATATCGTTGTTTCAACGACAGCCAGTATTCCGGCGTGGGATCGATGAAGATGTCGGTCGTATACAGCGCGATACAAAACACGGAATCGGGTTTCATCAGCGAAGAAGCGTTCGCGACCGCCTCCCACATGCTCCCCGTATGGTGAAGGACGCCCCAGCTATAGACGACGTCCGCCCGATCCAGCTTGTCCAAGAATGAGCGGTCGAGGACGGAGCCCTGCAAAATCTCCCAGTTGTCCGGCGACCCGGCCTGCTCGCGGACCATTTGGCTGGTCCGCACCGAATCGGGATCGTAATCGAATCCGATGATACGACTCGCACCGGCCCGGTACGCCGCCAGTGAATGGATTCCGCTCCCGCAGCCAATGTCCAAAAACGTCTTGCCCCGCAGATCGTCGAGCTTGAGGAAGTCGAGCAGGCACCGGCAAGCGGTGGTGATCCGTTCATCCGTGACGTGCCGCCGCGCGAACTCCGACCAGTTTTTTCCGAACTCGTAGCGCATCTCGTGAATACCCTTGGGGTGCCTTTCACGTTCACACAACCATCCCGATCGATGTACTAGGGTCACCCCTAGCTCCACCGGGTGAAGACTTCTTGCTACAAAATTTATCGAGAGCGGACCGCAGACTGGGCGGGACGACCATTTCCATCGACGGATGACTATGGGCACGTATGCAGCGTGGGTGGCGGCGCAAGCGGGAGCACC from Nitrospira japonica harbors:
- a CDS encoding class I SAM-dependent methyltransferase; translated protein: MRYEFGKNWSEFARRHVTDERITTACRCLLDFLKLDDLRGKTFLDIGCGSGIHSLAAYRAGASRIIGFDYDPDSVRTSQMVREQAGSPDNWEILQGSVLDRSFLDKLDRADVVYSWGVLHHTGSMWEAVANASSLMKPDSVFCIALYTTDIFIDPTPEYWLSLKQRYNRAGAMARRYMEWRYALRATILPELRAGRNPLAYIREYGRSRGMSYWTDVKDWLGGWPMEFAGIAETKAFCTNQLGLELLNITAGEANSEYLFRKKGSTNYWDGIAGRRTEMALDTPFVHRGGQAWIAYVPQYLPEADTVEEPRRSRLMLCEDGLPLGFAHAPHSQIEAYGGSRYSHWGDSLIFSTTDRSDPNTNGRRYSIYLDAGSGSES